In Brachypodium distachyon strain Bd21 chromosome 2, Brachypodium_distachyon_v3.0, whole genome shotgun sequence, one genomic interval encodes:
- the LOC100846597 gene encoding peroxidase 72 produces the protein MAASMGCLLVLCLVSPLLLAGAAHGNPWYGGGGLFPQFYDHSCPKAKEIVQSIVAQAVAQETRMAASLVRLHFHDCFVKGCDASVLLDNSSSIVSEKGSNPNRNSLRGFEVVDQIKATLEAACPGTVSCADILALAARDSTILVGGPFWDVPLGRRDSLGASIQGSNNGIPAPNNTLPTIITKFKRLGLHVVDVVALSGAHTIGLSRCTSFRQRLYNQSGNGMADNTLDVSYAAQLRQGCPRSGGDNNLFPLDVVTPAKFDNLYFKNILAGKGLLSSDEVLLTKSAETAALVKAYADDVGLFFQHFAQSMVNMGNIMPLTGSQGEVRKNCRRLNNYH, from the exons aTGGCGGCTTCCATGGGTTGCCTCCTGGTGCTCTGCCTTGTTTCTCCtttgctcctcgccggcgccgcccacggCAACCCGTggtacggcggcggcggcctgttCCCGCAGTTCTACGACCACTCGTGccccaaggccaaggagatcgtgcAATCCATCGTGGCGCAGGCCGTCGCGCAGGAGACCAGGATGGCCGCGTCCTTGGTCAGACTGCATTTCCATGACTGCTTCGTCAAG GGTTGTGACGCGTCCGTGCTGCTggacaacagcagcagcatagTGAGCGAGAAGGGGTCCAACCCAAACCGCAACTCTCTGAGGGGATTCGAGGTCGTGGACCAGATCAAGGCCACCCTCGAGGCCGCCTGCCCCGGCACcgtctcctgcgccgacatCCTCGCCCTCGCTGCCCGCGACTCCACCATCCTC GTTGGTGGCCCGTTCTGGGACGTGCCGCTGGGCCGGAGGGACTCTCTGGGCGCCAGCATCCAGGGCTCCAACAACGGCATCCCGGCGCCCAACAACACACTCCCCACAATCATCACCAAGTTCAAGCGCCTGGGGCTCCATGTCGTGGACGTCGTGGCACTCTCAGGCGCGCACACCATCGGCCTGTCCCGGTGCACCAGCTTCAGGCAGAGGCTGTACAACCAGTccggcaacggcatggccGACAACACCCTGGACGTCTCCTACGCGGCACAGCTGAGGCAAGGGTGCCCTCGCTCAGGCGGCGACAACAACCTCTTCCCGCTGGACGTCGTCACCCCGGCAAAGTTCGACAACCTCTACTTCAAGAACATTTTGGCCGGCAAGGGGCTTCTCAGCTCAGACGAAGTCCTGCTCACCAAGAGCGCCGAGACGGCGGCGCTGGTGAAGGCGTACGCGGATGATGTGGGTCTCTTCTTCCAGCACTTTGCGCAGTCGATGGTGAACATGGGCAACATCATGCCACTGACAGGGTCGCAAGGGGAGGTCAGGAAGAACTGCAGGAGGCTCAACAACTATCACTGA